The sequence below is a genomic window from Oreochromis niloticus isolate F11D_XX linkage group LG3, O_niloticus_UMD_NMBU, whole genome shotgun sequence.
ccccagcagggtacctgatcacgggcagggcgtaggtgttgatggcccggatcttgttcttaccgttcagctgactcctcaggacttgcctgaccctctgcaggtacttggtggttgcagcttttctagcggcctcttcatggttcccattcgcctgcgggatccccaggtacttgtaactgtcctcgatgtctgcaatgttgccttctggtagttcaatcccctcagttctgactaccttccctctctttgttatcatccgactacacttctccagcccgaatgacatcccgatgtcattgctgtatagcctggtggtgtggatcagtgaatcgatgtctcgttcactcttggcatacagcttgatgtcatccatgtacaggaggtggctgacaactgctccgttccgtagtcggtatccgtatgtatatatacatatatatatacatacatacgtaTATATACGTGTATATATAGGCGGGCCCGGGTCTCCTCCGCACCTGCCTCAAGCTTTGGGGGGGAGGGCTATGGCTCTCCACACCCTCCACACATGGAGAAAACTTTTGAACTTAATCGCGCTCatgcacacaggtgtacacacgggtgctcacataCACAAACTATGTCTTCCTTGGCTGCGACCATAAAACATATTGTGCACTGTCGGTCCTGTGTTCTGCTcaataacattcaatatttagtatttactgttagtTGCACATATCTAGGTTGTTGTCTCTATATTGTGTTGTtctcttgttgtttgttttctcttttcttcttctaacTGGTGATCCAACAGATTTTCTCAGTGTCTTCTTTCACTGTTCCCCCTTtccctctgttttctttctccctttctttctttctctttctccctttctgtATAATTGTCTGTCCAatttgtaataacttaaaataaaataaaataaaatgaaattggCATTGGCATTGGCATATTTTCTCCACTTCAGGCCTCTTTCCTGGCCTTCAGACAACTTTTCAGACAATTCTGATTGAACCGAACGGGACAGgcgaaaaaacccccaaagaaCTGATAATTGTGGATTAATAGTTGAGACAGTGATAACTGTGATAACTGTTAGAACTGTGAACCAAATGTAAAGTGAGGTATAATAAGCTTTAACTAGAGTCCAGATTAAAAATAGTTTGATGAgtttaataaaatcattaatGTTGGGTTGTTGAGAGAGCACAAATCAGACATTTTGACGTAAAGCAAGTAAATCAGTAAAACTGGAAGACAGAGGatggaaaacatgcaaaaaatcAATTACTGAGCAGAATTGTTGGTGGGAAAATCAAATCTTCATCATTAAGTCACAAATAAATTTGTGTACATTTAAGTTAATgaacctgttttatatacacaCATGAGTGGACATTAAACTTGTTAGTTTTCATGTATCGCTACTTCACAGAGTCCCAGCTGTAGATGTTCTGTGGTGACGAAAAAGGGGTTTATATTTATGTTGGAGGGAATGAAGAATCCAGCTCTGAGCTCAGGTGACTGAGGAAATGCTGGGTGCATACATGAGAAGCTGGTGGATATCAGCTTTAAGGATGTGTGTTGGGTCACTGGCTGCCCCTCGTGCCTGTCCCACTTGTGACTTCCTGTTGAAgaacaataaagtttattgtaAAAGCATCGTCTGCCCTTGAGGCAAAGTGAAGTTCTGTTTTGCGTGATTGAGTCTTTACAGAGAGTGTAAAGTTACCTGTATCCTTACAGGCTTTGTTTAGAAGGTGCAGACACACTCTGTGTGGAGGAGAAAATCATCtggttttactttcatttaaaCATCTGGTCTCAGACATAAACACATCTTATCATTTGTTATGTGTCCTGTGTtgtgaagattttttttgtgtaaaacatGTGAAACTGAAACACTTCTCTATCTTCTTCTGTATCATTAAtactttttccctttttggTGTTCATTACCTTCACCTGGGATACTTGAAGCTATGGTGTGTTTTGTACTGCGATGCTGTTACTCGACTAAATGAAACTGACTGTCAGACAGAGATGAGCTCATGCTTTGTTCAGTTTAATCAGAAATGCTCAGATGTATATTATTGAAGGATGTAATTAAAGTGAAATACAGTTTATTATCCACTTGCCTTTGGTCCAGACTAATATATGGTTTTTAGTGCAGTGGCACTCTGAGATCACTACAATGTGTTGTCAGGCATATCTGACAATATGAGTTATTCAAACAGTGATACTAATAGTGCCTGTAATAGATTAGTTTGGCTTGTAAATTCAATAAATGTCTAGCTTGCAAGCTAGCTTATTTGTTTGGTGTTTAACTGTTTTTGCCATCTCACTAAATACACTATATACCATGATTTAAttaagaagaaaagaatgaaataaTAGATTTACATACATTGTTTTTGTAATTCATGTTAAACAAATATACCTCAGGCATATAGAAGGTGTAAGAAAACTTTCCAAATGATGGCAAGAACATTACTTCAGagtaaaaaaattacaaaactcTTTAGTTTTTCGCATAGATGGACAATATAATAGAATATCATTCTGTTTACGAAGCAGACAAACTTTAACTAAACTCTGAATGGCCTTTGATGTGTATAAGATTCAACTCTGGTGATGTGTAGTGGTATTATGTAATAGCTAATTTTGGTAAGTGAATAACTAAACTCCATGTTGACCTATAATTACATGCAACATAATGAAATAACACATTTGAGTACAAACACTGAATGAAAATATTGTGACTGTACCTGCAGCTCACATCTGTACATTAATGTAATAAGCATTCCCCTCTGGTTCATGATAGTCCCCTGTTAACATGATCAAATGAATccacaaaaaaatattcaatacTTAAAAATCACTCTGTGATCACTATTCAAAGATCTTTAAAGTCAATAAGAGAGAAGGTGACATTCTCATATTCATCTGCTCCtgaaatgttcatatttttatttacaggaTTGTAAAAACATATCACATGGAATTACAGAAATttattaaatcaaaaataaatttcaTCTCTAACTGCTCTGTGCTTTTCAGCACGTATACTGTACCATTTCTGTTTTTGACTTGTTCGATTGATTCATAGAAGTTGGCAGtacctaaagaaaaaaacaagccagGCTCacattaatcattttattacagttacaCTAAAGATCagagcaaaaacagaaatactGTGTGAGTCAAAACCAGGACTGTAAGatcttttaaatgttctttgaaTAACTGCTGAACACAAACTGAACCTGAGAAATGTTTGTGTTAATGGAGGTTTAATAAAagtcaatattaataatgacaataaagatcaGTTTAAATGCTGACCATGTTGAAGAGAGCCGTATTCATGAGTTTCATTCTGGTTGACTCCATGATTTGTGGAGGAGCCCGGACTGTGACTCTCAGACTGGATCGAcctaaaacatgaaataaacacaataaactcaaaagtaactgatgtttgtttaaaataataataaaaagtattttaccaacctggtgaagcaggaatctgtgaaagagacaaatgttatTGCACATGTTTGTCATGTGTAAATTGTTCCACTGATATTTAGTGTCATGAGATCAGGatacatgtatatgtgtgaataattaaagtgtatgtagtaaataaactctctgatacagcatgaaaagaagaggctcttacacttggactgtctgcagcgatacaacaagagcaggagaataataatgagagagactccacaaaccagtccaaccatcaaccacacaggagatgaagagctgtcagctCCTGACACAGTTACTGTAATGACTAATGACAATTAagtattaataaaatataattatattgGATATTTTACAAAGGTTCTTACAAAATATATCCAGGTGACTTCAAAAGTTAAAAGAGACAATCTAATGTTccttaaaataatgaaaatcattttcagaaattgtctaaggagcttggaaggaAAAGCGGCTGGACTTCTCTAAGTTAACACTTAGCACttagtgtatgctgtacagtacagagGAGAATGCTCCGCCATCTACATTGGAAAgtccaaacagccacttcacaagtcCATGGCACAACATACAAAAGCCACCACTACGGGACAAGACTCGACCGTCCATCTACATCCAAAGGACAAcggtcactctttcaaggaatgcccatgttcacattttggacagagaagtcagatggtttgaaagaggagtggaAGAAGCGATCTATGTCCACTGTCAACGCCCATCTTTGAACAGCCacctataatccagttttgagatcccttctctgatgccttaacgcccactcacatcctcaGCCATTTGACCTTGGGAAATCACATGGGACTAGGTTTTTGAATGagttcacctgaaaccttggctgattgtgacctacacccattttcacaccttggctcatgtgattaggtagaggatcaatagagattgaaaatgtgacgtcactctggggtaaaaccgcaaaggattctgggagcTCACGGCAAGCGGTACTAGCCCATgcaggctttcacatgaaaacagtcacacagcgataaaaacaaacaccaaaaatggcaagaagctgttgtattattaactgcacaagccAGGCGAGcaacagccacgggaagccgaagggtaaagagatcggtttttatcggattacatcgttgaagagaaattgttcaagccatgtttccgaagtaacaaagagccgaaggatggcctggattgcagccattcgaagACAAGATGCAgtacactccagctcacatgttagtctgctccaagcatttccacaaaggtcagtgttttgtagtagtcaATACGTCATTTTTtataacataattggtgatataggttacaagcaagtctggcgctgaacagaaattgtcgcactatgctcctttgtttattgtgcataaatagtgaattgtcctgacacaatattgcgtttcacttctgttattaccacggtacattgacaaacatatacttttattcacaggataaaacaggtttttttgtatcactaattgcccagtaagattacagcatacaatattattgtcactgctacatttctgtaatgcctaccagaaattatttccactactaattaattaccgttgagctcaaaggtccTATTAATTaacggttaacgaatgtgtatttatgaagacgATTTGTGAGGTAAACCTACCTTTGTTcgtacgatggtctttcgttctacacggtgcatttcaaggtcctgtacctatctgtcggtaaactgtacccggggttgtgtatgtgtatgtactcactccaagaaccgtataattataaatatgagcatggtgaaagttgggcagcacgctaacgtcttttgtccactctgtgtgctcgtaagggtctaaccctttcactcctttgattttttcctcgtatcttttctttgacttttcatcaagtctgtctttgtacggaccggcattgttctccttcgttttgtacATACCTCTTTTGGGgggcaaagaaaaagcaagaaggtattggaaccggagaatgaacgttttgcggtgctgcaaattcTGGCGTTTGATGCATTGCTTTGATTGTTTTGCCACGAGTacccggcatgcaatgcgcgaaagtcacgtggtctgtcaatctctatccGGTCGTTAACtctgacgtcactagccgtgtctgggcctaaactccgctgcaggtccatatatcaaacgatcactatggcattactgagagttgaaaaactgtctaaagtctttcatctttaataaaatgatcagcgttctgctctaccaggtgtaacaattgagtttaacatccaggcatccatgaaaacggaatttatgacatttaacggagttagaagttattaggaagttagctcgctagcttctatctaaatacaatatagcatgtcctgactgcggggttttggaaacaaattcaaacgtacagctctgttatcacttccaacataaatgaagacagaaaactaaacagcagtgacgtttgtagggttactgaagtttggctagctggtatataatgatgtgctacgtgaccgctagcgacacagctatgttagcataatataaacaagctacctttttttccactcgataaaagttaacgtgagtgttctcggtggtcaggaacaaatgtaatcgcatggcaggatgctgtaaaaggaccaaacttcagccaggagaacaagtgagataatccatccacaatacgaggttagtcattcatatactgctgcatgggctgtgctgtagttacatcgtaaggttttaaaaactgagcttaaataaatgattagcggtaataaaagccgagggaggtcaacagtgatcactgactgttttaggagctttttgagattaaatagaagaaaatacaaaacattaaacatgttaacaacacaaaagccatattaaacgcagactactttaggcccggaagtaggattcgtcacgtcatcacttaacgACCGGATAGAGGGTCcatgtccctcttggggggatactcccacagggtttaaatctgggactctccaccatttgaccttagaactgaagaagcttccagacgcttttctttccaaactccttagacTTTAATGACCTGAAtaactgagaaccttcacagacatttacagaaacacatgaaatgttttgatcctgctcacctttaactgacatccagctctgtgctgactctcttcctgagtactgacacttgtagaaaccttcatcagactttgaCACTGCAGAGATGTTCAGCTCCCCTCGGGTATCATTTTGAATAAGTTTGTcattgtgatagaaaaacacattggaaagtattttttgtgttttcaaactgcagctcagactaacAGAAGCTCCCTCAGTCACAGGATGAACAGGACTCACCAGGATAGGACCATAAAgcttataaaaattaaaataatctgtgAAAAGAAAATACCATTTATTCAGTCAGATGATGTTTATAGGTAACTGCTGTAGTAGTGACACGCTGTTTCACAATAGCTGCAGGAGGAGAGGTGGGGCAGAGTACTTCATGGAGCTGTGCACAGTGCAAGTAAAATAAAGAGAGTTTGCTGCTCTGACTCCCTGGCTGGCTCTGCACTGAGGAGAACTCTCACACAGCACAACCTTTGATACAAATGCACATTTTTACATGATCATCTTTAAATATAACACTTTGATGAAAAACACATTGAGCTTTTTAGTGGTTTAAATTGAAGAGAGAAAGTATAAACAACTTTGTTGCCTGCAAATTGTGACAAATTGAATTATGAAAAGATTGAGTGAAATGAGTCCTACAACCAAGAATACTTTGATACTGTGGTGCCTATAATTGTCTGTTTTTCCACATAAAATCACTTCGCATACAACAAAGCTGGGACAAATGTTCATGTGACATCTAAATCACTCAGATCCAAGAAGtaaatgtataataacatactctgtacagtgatgttgactgcactgctgaactctcctgatccagactcacaccagtacactgcAGTACCTGACTTTGATGTTTTGAAGTTACATGTGGATCCATTCATTCTCTCACATTTATAATAATATGAAGGATCGCCCTGTGGAACAGTCACcactctccactcagtgaagtttccctcacaggtcagtgagacagagtcagagatgaagtgttgcactctgtcaggactcactgtgagagacgctgctgaatgaacatctggaaacaacaAGCAGTGAAGAGACAAAGATCACAGATGTTAGGATTCAAAATATCACAGTGAAAatattcctttgttttttttttttaaggtttgtttgtgttttttgaagATCAGCTAATAATGTAAAAAGACAGTGTTTATTTGGTGAAACTGCAGGGTTTTTTTAGATTACACACATTATATTTTTAGTATCTTTATATTAGACTCACTGGtccaaaattaaaagaaaaaaacaacaagaaaaatcaTATAAAATAGATATTAAACATAAGGAGAATAAAATATGTGAACAAATGTTTTTTCTACAAAAACACAGCTGTACAAATGTCTCCATCATATTTGTACCAAATCTTTGTCCTTGTTGAACCCAGAATAGCTACAAATAAATCTATGAATGAGATTTCTTAATACAACTTAAAATGTAGCGTAGTGGTGAATTTCTATTCCAAGCTTTGAGAACTAATTCTTTGACTTCTTAATGTGAGCTGTCCAGTTTTATTTCTGGGTTGTACATACAAACAAAGCTACCACATCATGATGTCACAGTCAAAAATCTATTTGCTGCtacagcacatttttttttacatttatacagCTGTTCCAATtatagggggatcacactcctcagccccCCTGGGAAAATCTATACCAGGGTGCTGGAAAAGAGAGTCTGTCCATTATTTGAACCTCaaacaggaggaacaatgtggtTTTTGTCCCGGTCAAAGAACACTGAACCAGCGCTTTACCCTCTCAAGGATAGTTGAGGGTGCATGCGAGTTTGCCCAACTAGTCTACATGTATTTTGTAGACTGGGAGAAGGTATTCACAAGGTAGTCACtctgtcctgtgggaggtgcttcGGGAGTActgggtgtctggcccattcaATCCTTATACAACCATTGCAAGAGCTTAGGCTGCGTAGCCAGCATAAGTCGGACTCGATTCCGGTGAGTGTCggactccaccagggctgcactttgtcaccgattctgtttgTAATTTTTAAGGACAGAATTTCTAGCTGTACCCAAGTGACAGAAGGGTTGGGTgatctcagaatctcatctctgctttttgcagatggtGTGCTTCTGTGTGCTTCATCGGGCAGGAATGGAACGgctcgcagccgagtgtgaagcagtagGAATGAGaattcctgccccaagtgggaTGTTGGGAGAAGGAGATCGAGGTCCgtcatggtgaagagagagctgagttgAAAAGCGAAGCTCTGGGGGCAGACCATTGattgtagaaaacatggacgacgcgacagcaccccaaaaatgaagccaaaacgtctctgttgccccctggtgtctggctgcagtataggtcataaaccccgcctcctccatgttagcggatgggactggggtcagactaaaattaattaattctccttagataatttttttccaaagattctttcttttgttttcaatagttctcatcatgctgattgatgtccaagaGGTCTCCtctcccataagtttgattctaattcctaccccggtgatgttaaattggggtgtaacgtcatcataacagctttgactggcagctgcagtcacggagaaacttgcgtatcggTGTTCAGGAATAacagatagagcgtaggctctgagaggagggccagcgtttacgctacgaaaacacgaccgactgttttaacctgacagcctgaggtgttcttcagtaaactggactacccaaCTGAAGGACCCAAGGCCCcactgcactttttcggtaagttaaacgtgtttgtaagctactccgtaactaccgtccttagctaggtcctgagACCTTAGCTAGCTAAAgtgagcactcggctgtcagggttcgtttagctaacccatgcaggtgaatgaatttactaaagaaatcaagagaaacgccccgggctactcagccactaattactgttactgcacttttattacaagtattatactgtaaaagcaacaggctgcaccctgctgcagctcctgtgcagagctgaatattaaatatgtgcaaacagcatgttttcaggctcttgccacatctgtaaagacagtaacattttttaaacgcttgtacttcagtaactcctcattaatcagtaactatggattaaactgtagaactgaaaaaatgtaagagaagaacttcagatcctgggtttgtgaggacagagaaggatcagctttatttcagatttgagataaactttatatttgtgtttgtgatggttctgttctctttgtgattacaggagctgccctcagattcagacctcagcaccacccagtgacagcagacagatcatccaacatgttcacacgttaactgcaaaatgaactgatgaaaacagtacaaaggttaaagtaccacatgtgctgtcagtgaaagctgcagctttattgataaagttaaagacaaaaaaaaaccaaaaggattaatcactcatgtaactgtgtcactatatatcagcattaacaggacctcagtttggtgtttcacaaagctgctgatctcagacctgcacagcttctgttttaaacacttgatgtactcagctgcatgaagagcatatgagattttctctaacacaattaaataaaacctgatgaaggtcaaaggtcgtcacttgtatgttgaactacaaacttgtcatctggaattctttcacagttttttccagatagtgtgttatttaccataaagtgattcagagttattcataccagagtaaccagagaggatcatatatttttaaatatataactttctacaggactgaatatattATGGTCATGTAAAAGtccggagcctctggggagtatccgagtatttataacattacacaaagcaaaggtctcatcacagtgttcatgaaatgctgggtttatccatctcctggatcaGGCCTACGGAGGaatgctgaagatttccctgtgagggagctgctggtgaagatcatgagtactgcttgatcaatgcgatgagcttcagtcttcctgttgtttcttaaatgaagcctctctcagtgggtcaacagaacttctggcacaggacagctgtgatgaaagaaagggaagaagtttatccaaacctctggacccaggaaacccagtttggtcctgatggtctccctcactagtttctccccAGGGTGactgtagctgttgatataatatggactctgttattaaatgaaaagaacaaattagactacactactgaaacgttctgctgatgtttttaaagtctctatgttaccaggctgtagagggctctgaagatttaaacagttttagatccattacactcagtcttatgttaaaatctcaaaggacagcattatatttttgatattaacagtaactctgggcttctgtagagtgtgcagatgatctcatcgctgtctaaaaatggataaaaaaaacccataagtgctgaatccttcaataacacagactattagagtattaggtgtgtagcatcgctaactagctagcaacaagcctccaacacagtgcgtatgctagcggctaatctagctaaCGAAtgaacaacagagtgattttagaactataagatgataagctgtgtgtctttttttataacagtgacatggttgtatttaccttaattaaacgagtcgtcaggcgcggtaaaccagcaaaaaactCGAGTCaccgggctacgtaaaaagtgtagagGGGCGTGTTAGCGGtcacgtccagcgggtgtgtgggcgggagcgttacacagtcgctccacctcaagtcactactgcgcagaccctggctccaaatttgcaagatggcagcctccacaagcggggtattttggcttcatttttacacaatgggaggaggcggagtcgcgtcgtccatcttttctacagtcaatggggCAGACCctggacatgctggagagattatatctctcagctggcctgggaacgccttggtgtccCCCTGGACAATGGAATAGGTGGCCAGGGAGAGGGAGATCTGAGCTTCTCTGCTTATTTGCTGCCCCTGCAACTTGGCcccagataagtggaagaagatggatggatatacAACTACTACACATAATTTCATTTTCACTGATGCAAATTAAATACAGCATATACACTACTAATCAAAGATTTTAGAATGCACCAATCTTtccatatttgttttttaaaattattcagttTAATATCTAATTTTACTCTGAAATGAATGCATAGTACAAATAAGcaatgagtttaaaaaaaaatgcatggaattaatttaatttagacCAAATTTAGACCAAAATGGATTCTAAACTTTTGACTCATCAAAGTAGCCACCTTTGGCAGATACAACAGCCAAACACACCTGTCGCATTCTTTCTACAATGGAAACCAAATATTCTTCAGAAAGATCTTCCCATATCTATTGCAGAAGTTCTCATAAATGTGTGGCACTTCtaggttgctttgctttcactcttctttccagttcatcccaaaccagctcATTGTATCAGGGtgcctctcactctgtacaCCGACGCTGGCTCCAGCAACAGCAACAGCCCCAGATGatcacacttcctcctccatgtttggCAGTTTATtccacacactgtggaaccatcctttC
It includes:
- the LOC102078640 gene encoding uncharacterized protein LOC102078640, with protein sequence MCFTESWMHQDICLDNAFVHKLFMLSLSLQRVLVLWKKSGLFPVPKSQWPRPVALTSHFMETLRKLNLNQLQPMTRSHLDPLQFTYQCSLGVEDTIIYLLNRVYSHLDQPASTMREVHGMCVFNIVSDKLICNTGAPQGAILSPLLFNLLPFSMLLHAGFRVTDASKLKKLICKVSDIVGTQLDSLKVVLERWMLSKTRTMLDNISHLHCQLRWMKKPICFLPKNRNRFMLHQNISGSECSRLDVMMGHSLLCMAGFFLLTTVIYGYAEDVHSAASLTVSPDRVQHFISDSVSLTCEGNFTEWRVVTVPQGDPSYYYKCERMNGSTCNFKTSKSGTAVYWCESGSGEFSSAVNITVQNYFNFYKLYGPILVSPVHPVTEGASVSLSCSLKTQKILSNVFFYHNDKLIQNDTRGELNISAVSKSDEGFYKCQYSGRESAQSWMSVKVTVSGADSSSSPVWLMVGLVCGVSLIIILLLLLYRCRQSKYSCFTRSIQSESHSPGSSTNHGVNQNETHEYGSLQHGTANFYESIEQVKNRNGDYHEPEGNAYYINVQM